The Dreissena polymorpha isolate Duluth1 chromosome 4, UMN_Dpol_1.0, whole genome shotgun sequence region TAACGAATGTAAAGAAAATATGTCTCCTATGTCAAATCGGCGACGTTGAAGCTTTAGAGACCAATTTTACCGATCAGACGTTTTAAGTTTGTACACGAGATATCAAAGGGACAGACAATACATAACCACATTGATTAAGgtcattttgtatataaaaaagcGTATCAGACAGTCAACAGTTTTCACTAAGTTCTTATACCAAGTATTATACTGCTCCAATCAGTTGCAAGCCTTGTCGTTCCGACTCATGAAGATCATTCTGACCCATTTTCCCAATCCCTGGGGCAAGTAAAAGAAAAGTCTGGCAcctgtatgcatattttttcggcgtagctgtattaagccagcttttcaccttacatgaccattgtaagtgtccaataaaattcaaataaaatttcccgcggctaggtacgaatgaatacacttcatttgttccattggctgatttgagtataccaccagaacattggaaacatatccgcgtctttgtaacactgttttactgcatgaaacaattttatctctaatgaaaaggctttatagataaaactgttttacactcaattctcgacatcaatacagtttgtgcgtgcaccttttattttcagagaattaccagcgcaaaagcgtttatacttaaaggctatgttctcatattaaaTGCTTAcctccatattcctgtcaacatgttaacatgtaaaagtataaagagcagtggaagccaggcctcactttaatacatttcatttcaacccgcgaggtatcgggtcaattcgcggccagtgtgtgaatgtcagagtttatatacaggtcatcaccggagttcgcggccagtaaaaagTACTAGTAACCGTTATATTATTAAGAcactatccgtgaactaggtgacctggaattttctttagaccagaaatatgttaaatgaagatattcagcaatataattatggtatgtcaataatagattcttaatgtgttttcaacaatacaatgataaacattattagctcacctgagcacaacgtgctcattgtgagcttttgtgatcaccttttgtccgtcgtccgtcgtgcgacgtcaacatttgcattgttcactctctagaggcaacatgtattgtccaatcttcatgaaattttgtcagaatattgttttcaatgatatcttggatgagtttgaaaatggtgacatttgcttgaaaaatatggctgccaaggggcggggcatttttccttatatggctaaatatggctatagcaaaatcttgataacactctagaggccacatttattgtccgatcctcataaaactttgccagaagatttatcccaattatatcttgaacgagtttgaaaatgatgtcggttggttgaaaaacatggccgccaggcggcggggcatttttccttatatggctatagtaaaaccttgttaacactctaccggccacatttattttccgatctttatgaaacttgctcaaaaggtttgtcccactgatatcttggatgagttcagaaatggcaacctttgcttgaaaaacatggctgccaaggggcggggcattttttccttgtatggctatatatgattatagtaaaatcttgttaacactttagaagccacatttattgtccaatcttcatgaaacttggtcaagaaaattcatcctgataatatcttgaacgagtttgaaaatgatgccggttggttaaaaaacatggccgccaggaaacggggcatttttccttatatggctatagtaaaaccttgttaacactctagaggccacatttattgtccaatcttgatttaattggtcaggagatttgtcttaatgatatcttggatgaattcgcaaatggttacgtttgcttgaaaaacatggccgccaaggggcggggcatttttccttatatggctatagaaggctatagtaaaatcttgataacactctagaggccatatttatagtccgatcttcatgaaactcggtcagaatattcatcccaataatatcttggaagaggtcaaaaataatgccggttggttgaaaaacatggccaccacgaaggcggggctattttccttatatggctatattaaaaccttgtttacactctagaggtcacatttattttccgatcatcataaaacttggtcagaagaattgtcccaatgatgtcttggatgagttcgaaaatggttttggttgctgtGAAAACATGACCagcaggggtggggcatttttccttatatggctatatatggctatagtaaaaccttgttaacactctagaggccacatttatttccaatcttcatgaaatttgttctaaagattggtctcaatgatatcttggatgagttttaaaataattatgtttgcttgaaaaaaatggcttccaaggggcgggacatttttcctttgatggctatagtaaaatcttgttaacactatagaggccacatttactgtccgatcttcaggaaacttagtcagaagattcatcccgataatatcttagaCAAGTgcaaaaaatgatgctggttggttgaaaaacatggctgccagggggcggggcatttttccttatatggctttagtaaaaccttgttaacaatctagacgccacatttattttccgatcttcgtgaaacttggtcagaagatttatatctttatatatatatcttgttatctcaggtgagcgactttgggcctttcatgcccttttgtatttgattaatttaacaataattattccaccatattgactaatgtattaagcatgagcgcgatgatatTCGATACTGTTAATattcgaatcaaatagcaatgcatAGTTCCGCTCACTGACCCGTcctatcgtgtatcgcttcgtgtgtcttgtctcgcgttcaaagggcgacgcacgaaacatgaagcgacgcacgatattttattattcaaatatcgccaatattatccgaatctcgtgtatcgcggtctcaTTTCAGACCGCGCAacacgacgcacgaagcgataATCGCTATTTTGAtagacagtcgcggcgacacgcgatatttgcaCTGTTCAAGGTTACgcattcgcaatttattttcttctatataacatataaaatagttatagttcgatatcaatttttaccatgatcaagcaatgacccactatatcatcatacatcattggaaagataaatgcataatcttttgaaaaaatggatgccattaaattctatacattgttactcaaaatattcaccttagaataggcaaaccggttttgacagctgtgcaggcgaccattttgggctcaaatagtatgacctactttcaaagccgggaaccatcaacagaaaaagtagagcacaaaaatggcttttttttcttattgcttacaaatataccttcaaattgatacaaaaacattccatttgcaatgcaTTTTACAAATCATAttcagcatgcactgaacaatgtgtgcttagtatcaaactgactgcatgtaaccctgcaaacaggagttccggtttggtgttatgtgacctttaagagaacccaaccccttcaaattttaataaaaggcacatttcccacaggtataatctgttttgagaaagattaCAAAGTTCCGgcacaatgacacacagattaatacataaaagttgccgttgaaagcgccatgcgtaacagcgtttcgcgtcaagaattaaggtagaaaagccaaacttggtcaCATCATACATgtagcacttagactccatacaaggcatgactttcgattctaataggcaaagctgatcttacatatgacttaataagtgaaaaaaatcatcaatggcaatatttgtgcatcaaagcaggttttgaactggaatcgaactttattttttttttgcacattttcggtaaaatccatgtagaagcagcaattctgatgtcatttgacccaacaaaagggcttgcttacatggaaaaacaacacacttgacttcctgactaaaaaagtcatcgtcagacatgagctttaagtcttttgtcacacctcgacctatgattcctcggctcgagttccgtctcggacaggctccggaaagtgtcagtctggcccgggtgctcaattccgtgtaatctgagaaaacaaaaaggttttttggGCACATTTACCCATtgcggtgccaactaatgtaagttagatacaatttgagtaagctttcaatagtcgttgttgctttatttgctgcaaatggttaattcaccacgccggcatcacattgtcgggcacaccggcaaagttatcgccacaaaatgtggtttcagagatgcagtcaatgtaaaacacccaattttccttattttggtgacaaaagtgtgccaggatatcgaagaaatcattttacaatagatttaattgaaaataacggcgtactaacctgcaaagacaccgatcctctcgacacgacggGGCGAGTgatgagggccgtctccgaatcagtcatgctgtacagtttttgattgcctgtcacttcagccggacttgtaaaccaattggacgacagttaaggcagagctatagacccatttcgacaccgcctacaaatgcacacttaggtttacgcataatattgaggtcacttaaatacagattccctggtgtttttcacgcAGGGTCTgtcacaacaacattcttccaggaaagaaagcgtaatattattatcatttttgtgttttcagctgaatacttgatttaaattgagctcagcaagatatccaaacaggtaaaataagacaaagtagtgttattctgagtagaccTGCCTGgcggggttgaaggcgaaggcagatagaagtgtcggtccaaaattggcggaTATTTTTAACAGTGATAGGcccaaaaagtaaacaataatgataaatacagataaaataaagacatgcattaggttcattattgggATTGATGCATATTAATGTCAAAAtgacactgaaaaacaataccgagtgtttaagtagtctcAGAATATGTcaccggaacaggtttcggtgtgattttccagcatttacccccttatgaccccaagtgcaacagcccaatcgcaaacagccctaatttgggtcaaaatgacatctggcagttatgttttgcaatacagagagtttttgatggtcaattgtcaaaattctggcagacgactaacttggtcggatgtgcttaaaggttacgcatgcgcaattaatttccttctatattgcATATAacatagttgaagttcgatatcaatttttaccatgatcaagcaatgacccactatatcatcatacatcattggaaagataaatgcataatcttttgaaaaatggatgtcattaaattatatacattgtaactcaaaatattcaccttagaataggcaaaccggttttgacagctgtgcaggcgaccattttgggctcaaatagtatgaccttctttcaaagccgggaaccatcaacagaaaaagtagagcacaaaaatggctttttttcttattgcttacaaatataccttcaaattgatacaaaaacattccatttgcaatgaattttacaaatcctatgcagcatgcactgaacaatgtgtgcttagtatcaaactgactgagagttccggtttggggttatgtgacctagtGATTGTTGCTACGCTTCACACGCTACATCCAAAATGGCGTCCGCTGATGCTTAAGAATCTGATTCGCTCgtaaatatttctgacaatatttcagtTTGATTCCTACCAAATTATGATAAACTAGCAGATAGAATTTTAAATAGAGTTCTTAATTATTAGTCTTTTGGTCGTTGATCTCATGCTTTATCAGTTCAATCAATATTAAACTTCGACCTTTGGATTTTGAGTACGATTTATTGCTGGTTAAAATGACAGCATGCTCTAAAACCTCAATGGTTTAATAAGTATTAACGTATGTGAATGCAAtggataaaaaatataaaagctgTATAAAGTGTATAAGTGTATAAATACAGTAAGAACAGGtcaattaagtaaaaaaaatagacGAAGTGATAATTCattaactattcaatttcttatacaatattaagaatattaacagttattgaattTGACAATATCAGCGAAATCTTGTACAAGACTAAACATTTTACAAGTATCGAATCAAACATgtcaatacaatttattaataccaaaaataaaGGTTTCATTacatattgtttacattaaacctttaaatgaaagtgtcgctttaatcATTTTCCGTATCTTATGGCGCGAAtcttttgctaaaaacagttaacaaaaacgGTTACACGTTATTATTCATAATGAAATACACAAATAAGTagataacataattaataacgttcataaacacacacggaAAGATCGCAGTTTTAACGGAAAACTAATACCACATTCCACGTTAgttattagtttcgtctaaatcgaatactatgtatagagaaacaaggaaTATCATTACGTGTAATTAAGTTTGTTGGACATTCTTCTAATGCAACTAGTAAAactgtaaaataatgtttatattttatgtttaataattattacacgattattctgcgctgttatatgaatttgcagccgtTAAACCTTCCGACATgatttcatgtcggaacgatgctattgcgaaatgacgttaaacgatatgaggtcgatgtatatcGATTATATGAGTAGTAGAACATTTTTCTGAGTTTTTGGCTTAGGGAAGTTTATGAATTTAGCACCGTTCATTCCATCAGGGAATCGGGCATCGGCCTTGCATGTTCCCCACGCACATCTTCGTACCATTTTTCCGTTAGCAACACTTTTCACTATCGATTTAACGAGTGGCGTGTGAACCGTAGCAACAAGCTGTCTGGCAGCGAATACAGTACCGCTATTTGATTGGTTCAAAAATACAACTGTAGGAACTATgcatgcccgacaaaccacttaaacaggtttgttcgaagaacgcgcctataaatatggatacttcgcgtgtggccggttgactcatatgttttaatttcacttccattcttcttttggttttctgttttgtatctataggtttatgaccagcaatatgtaataatgtaaaataagccgcgaaaactccgcgtaacatcccgtactgcgagttatgcagctaagaactgctcagaaaaagacattcgctatccttgatctcattcattgaactatcaacaccgtatatcttttttaaagatatttcttgttaattataTGGTCGGGCAAGTATCACAGTTCATAAgttaagtacataaaatgaaattTCGGGCAAGTGCTCTAAATCGTGAGTGTTGAGACTATTAAGTCTTTGATTATCATTAGAATGTACTATTAATGTGAACAATCGTTCTGTTACGTGTCAATAATGTCGCTTAGCTGCCCTTTTGATCACACTATCTTATCTAAACGTCATAACTCTTTGAAATTGAGTATCCGGACAATCGTCGACAACTAACATTCTGCTGTATGAATCTAGTAGATTAAACTTTTGATTATTTTCAACATAAACATGGTCGTGTCGTTTTCTTTTGTACTCGCTGCGTCACTGGCAGTCGTTTGGGTGAGTTTGTCTATTAAACATATTCTTTATTGTAAACgaaatttataaataaacttgGAAACAAGTAAAGGATATATCAAGTGCATTCTGTCTTTATATGTATTGGCAAAGAAGAGTTACAGTAAAATACAACAATATAACATTATATGAGTGACTATAACACGTCTTATGAAAAATTGGTTGCATGTATTTGCGTGTGCACTCTAGCCGATGGGAACAATCGGTATACACGTGTTTCGTAATGCATGTAGCACATAACGCCGTAACAATATATTGTCTTGTAAGCATGACTggaataaaagtattttattatacTGGTTTCTATACAAATCTGACTTGATAACTAAATATATCTgacaaattatattattactcAATAAGTTGTTCAAAAATACTTCTTTAATCAGAGCATTATAAATTAGAATAATGCATGTTTAGTTTTGATATATTATGAGACTCCGTGTCctttgtatatagaaaatttgTGTTGATGGAATTGCTCTATATTGATATATTACTCCGCTGCGCTTGAATAGGTATTTTTAGTATCGGTACGTCTTTCTATGAAAAAACACACTCACACGAAAATACGCAGTGCTCAAATGCGGCTGTTCACACATGCATTAGCGTGCAATAGATGAATCAACAGGCGTCATTACACTACAAAAAAATGCGTTATCTTAGTGTTATTGGTGACATCCTTATCAGCATTTATCTTGCAAATGAAGTGAGAGTGAACGATTTACAATTGGCCTCTTAGTATCCGATACCCATTTAAAAGCCCCCATTTAGAAAATAGATATATGAAAACCTCaccgggtcggacgagtaccgcaaaaccatggagcaattgttgaaggcaaaactaaggacataccgaccatttGGTATTAACGTGCAGGAGTAAACAGTCATGAAAGGGCGCCAGAGCAACGTTGACGACGCCAATGCACAACGTCATGTATCCGTACATGAAtgaaacatcttgaaataaaatatagccgctgatgaagaccgtgaggtcgaaagctccggcataaaataaatacagcgtttttgtttaaataatacaaggcttatagagactttgttatatatatatcattatcaTCAAATGAATCGTATCGGTTTTATTAGCACAGAAATACAGATCAATGTTGTTAAAATAGTGGCATGTCTAAGATTATATGAAGGTGGAATATACCTGTGGTTTGATGATAGCTTTTAGCACGAATCTGTATTGCCATCCTTTCGACAAATggatgtttacatatttttcttgattttccAGCCATTAAATACTCATACGGATTGCGCAATGTGAAATACGGTTATGATAAATGGAACTTTTAATTTATACCAGAATTTCGACAGCACTATAGTCAtcatatataaattgtatatatgcgcatgacaatatattgtttttaacgtTATTAATCCAGGCTGCCGGATGTAGCTCCGACGCCGACTGCCCCGGCGGTTGCTGCTATTCGAACAACGTCAACCCCCATAGTAAATGCTACTCGGTATCCAATGATACCCAACCTTGTCATCTCCCCAACCATCAGGTCAACCACATGCTGTACCCATGCGGTTGCTCCTCAGGTAGTGTTGCTTTTACGTTATCGATTAACACAATTTTATGCAAATGTTAGTTTAAGTGTTGCGTGAACAATGTGTCATTTGCCACTCATAAAAATACTTATTTAGATTATTACGGACTTTCAGATAAACATGAGTTTCACTCCTGCCAGATTCTAAACTGACCCATTTTTAAAAcagtataaaatatgaaaatgtttatCTTAAAGAAAGCAGGAAAAGCAGGAAAACTAGGAATATTCTTAAGACAATAAAGCTATTTTAAAACATACTACAACAATCTAAAAATTCTCAATAATATCTCATCACAGGAAAATGCTGAGTGTGGAGGTTTATGAACTGGTTTTGGTGTTTCCTTTTAAACTAAATCAATTTGAACAGAAACGACGGAGCATTTCGCATTTCTGTTAACTGgacatttacaaattaacatcaTATGTAACTGTTAACCAGACAAAGTCATTAAAAACACACTATTTGTTAAAAGAAAAGGCTACAATTGTATGAATACGGGTGCATGAAAATGCAATACTTTAAATGTAGTTGAAATACT contains the following coding sequences:
- the LOC127877359 gene encoding uncharacterized protein LOC127877359 isoform X2 — encoded protein: MVVSFSFVLAASLAVVWAAGCSSDADCPGGCCYSNNVNPHSKCYSVSNDTQPCHLPNHQVNHMLYPCGCSSGLTCDAIHFDPSLPDPIHDAEMLLLGHGYGLCTSTPGTIFG